The proteins below come from a single Corylus avellana chromosome ca3, CavTom2PMs-1.0 genomic window:
- the LOC132175328 gene encoding uncharacterized protein LOC132175328 isoform X2, with protein MPHPNQSPDLHREAPVAGRYISKRERALLNSATGTSEPDPNPPPTTSSPVLGNLSFSNLPHDIASSLRHKAEGHAQLGRISERLTVPLHGHTKAVNAIHWSPNHVCIWNVWSRDEKKARVLSFHNAAVKDVKWLPQGSSVLSCGYDCSSRLVDIEKGIETQVFRENQVVGVVKFHPDNSNLFLSGGAKGCLRLWDIRTGKVVHEYIRSLGPILDVEFTINGKQFISSSDVSGSNISENSIIVWDVSRQVPLSNQVYVEAYTCPCVRCHPFDPFFVAQSNGNYIANFSSSPPFKLDKYKRYEKHGVSGFPIKCNFSLNGEKLASGSSDGSIYFYDYRSSKLVKKLKAYEGPCVDVAFHPIVPNVIASCSWNGDVSVFE; from the exons ATGCCTCACCCGAACCAGTCCCCGGACCTCCACAGAGAAGCCCCGGTTGCTGGCAGATACATATCCAAGAGAGAGCGCGCACTCCTCAATTCGGCCACCGGGACTTCCGAACCGGACCCGAATCCGCCTCCCACCACGTCATCGCCCg TTTTGGGAAATCTTTCATTTTCCAATCTACCACATGATATAGCATCATCATTGAGGCATAAAGCAGAGGGTCATGCACAGCTAGGCCGAATATCTGAGAGGCTGACAGTACCTTTGCATGGTCATACAAAGGCTGTCAATGCTATACATTGGTCCCCAAATCATG TCTGCATATGGAATGTATGGAGCAGAGATGAGAAGAAAGCACGTGTGTTAAGCTTCCACAATGCAGCAGTGAAAGATGTGAAGTGGTTGCCGCAAGGGTCGTCTGTGCTTTCTTGCGGATATGATTGCTCATCAAGGTTAGTTGATATCGAAAAGGGAATAGAGACTCAGGTTTTTAGGGAGAATCAGGTTGTTGGAGTTGTAAAGTTCCACCCAGACAACTccaacctcttcctttctgGGGGAGCAAAGGGCTGTCTTAGGTTATGGGATATTAGAACCGGTAAGGTGGTCCATGAATATATCCGAAGTCTAGGTCCGATCCTTGATGTTGAATTTACCATCAATGGGAAGCAGTTTATCTCTTCAAGTGATGTATCTGGAAGCAATATCAGCGAAAATTCTATTATTGTTTGGGATGTATCGCGACAGGTTCCACTGTCTAATCAG GTTTATGTGGAAGCCTATACCTGTCCGTGTGTCAGATGCCACCCATTTGATCCTTTTTTCGTTGCGCAGTCAAATGGAAACTATATTGCAAACTTCTCTTCAAGCCCACCTTTCAAGCTAGACAAGTATAAAAGGTATGAGAAGCATGGTGTCTCTGGGTTTCCGATCAAATGTAATTTTAGCTTGAATGGGGAGAAGCTTGCTTCAGGATCCTCCGATGGCTCTATTTACTTTTACGATTACAGATCTTCCAAGCTTGTCAAGAAACTGAAGGCTTATGAGGGGCCATGCGTAGACGTGGCTTTTCATCCCATCGTGCCTAATGTAATTGCTTCTTGCAGTTGGAATGGAGATGTCTCGGTGTTTGAATGA
- the LOC132175987 gene encoding transcription factor bHLH123 isoform X2, with product MADEFNTSGNWWDSSRSRFESGTSSSSLGLNNFEWPTDMADIKARTTMDSLSVSVSSVVLQDTQKLQGHDQSAGAADSGLHMMGLGLSTQAMDWNQALLRGEKGDGGFRSMLQENLNSAGTNFQQEAGIGSSQVQWREKLFSGGMSGGESAANEFKQLNRGFSLDQPPFSPQYSSGDSTVTCQGMSSSFPMDSALYGSPSTILQGLLGPDSQPHQQAMNFPYPASYGVNSSELLPSWSKVPQFLRTSPPKQQPQSHLHFSNNALFWNASEAAAMKDVRSTFFPSHQPQFTTPSFDEKPKNISEVRDSATAVKKSGSEATSKRPRSTETPSPLPAFKVRKEKMGDRITALQQLVSPFGKTDTASVLSEAIEYIKFLHEQLSVLSTPYMKSSTGAPIQHQQEKILLFS from the exons atggCTGATGAGTTTAACACAAGCGGGAACTGGTGGGATTCATCGAGAAGCAGGTTCGAGAGCGGCACATCTTCGTCTTCTTTGGGACTCAATAATTTTGAATGGCCGACTGACATGGCGGATATCAAAGCAAGAACCACCATGGATTCCCTGTCGGTTTCGGTTAGTTCGGTCGTTTTACAGGACACCCAGAAGCTGCAAGGGCATGACCAATCAGCCGGCGCCGCCGATTCCGGCTTGCATATGATGGGTTTAGGCCTTTCAACGCAAGCCATGGATTGGAACCAAGCTTTGCT cCGTGGTGAAAAGGGTGACGGCGGTTTTCGTTCGATGCTTCAAGAGAACTTGAACTCGGCCGGCACCAACTTTCAGCAAGAAGCTGGGATCGGATCTTCTCAAGTTCAATGGAGGGAAAAATTGTTTTCCGGTGGGATGAGTGGCGGCGAGTCCGCCGCGAACGAGTTTAAGCAACTTAATCGTGGCTTTTCATTAGATCAACCGCCGTTTAGTCCTCAATATAGTTCCGGCGATAGCACGGTGACATGTCAAGGCATGTCGTCTAGTTTTCCGATGGATTCAGCTTTGTACGGAAGCCCTTCAACTATATTGCAAGGACTATTGGGTCCGGATAGTCAGCCTCATCAGCAGGCAATGAATTTTCCATATCCGGCCAGCTACGGCGTGAATTCTAGCGAATTATTGCCTTCTTGGTCCAAGGTTCCTCAGTTTCTGAGAACTTCTCCTCCAAAACAGCAACCCCAGAGCCATTTGCATTTCTCCAACAACGCCCTGTTTTGGAACGCGTCGGAAGCTGCCGCCATGAAAGATGTCCGGTCGACCTTCTTCCCATCCCATCAACCCCAGTTCACCACGCCAAGCTTTGATGAAAAACCAAAG AACATATCCGAAGTTCGGGACTCGGCGACGGCGGTGAAGAAAAGTGGCAGCGAAGCTACGTCTAAAAGGCCACGGAGTACTGAAACGCCGTCGCCTTTACCAGCTTTTAAG GTGAGGAAAGAGAAGATGGGGGACAGAATCACTGCActccaacaattggtatcaccTTTCGGAAAG ACTGATACAGCCTCAGTGCTTTCTGAAGCCATTGAATACATCAAGTTCCTCCATGAACAACTTAGT gTCTTAAGCACCCCATACATGAAAAGTAGTACTGGAGCTCCCATACAACACCAGCAG gaaaagattttgttattttcctaA
- the LOC132175328 gene encoding uncharacterized protein LOC132175328 isoform X1 encodes MDLLHKAYSTASDDEDELVRPSSKRPKPDKPIPFSKPEHHPYFPSRLYPMPHPNQSPDLHREAPVAGRYISKRERALLNSATGTSEPDPNPPPTTSSPVLGNLSFSNLPHDIASSLRHKAEGHAQLGRISERLTVPLHGHTKAVNAIHWSPNHAHLLASAGMDHTVCIWNVWSRDEKKARVLSFHNAAVKDVKWLPQGSSVLSCGYDCSSRLVDIEKGIETQVFRENQVVGVVKFHPDNSNLFLSGGAKGCLRLWDIRTGKVVHEYIRSLGPILDVEFTINGKQFISSSDVSGSNISENSIIVWDVSRQVPLSNQVYVEAYTCPCVRCHPFDPFFVAQSNGNYIANFSSSPPFKLDKYKRYEKHGVSGFPIKCNFSLNGEKLASGSSDGSIYFYDYRSSKLVKKLKAYEGPCVDVAFHPIVPNVIASCSWNGDVSVFE; translated from the exons ATGGATCTTCTCCACAAAGCCTACTCCACTGCATCAGACGACGAGGATGAGCTCGTCCGACCTTCTTCCAAGCGACCCAAACCCGATAAACCGATTCCCTTTTCCAAACCCGAACACCACCCGTACTTCCCTTCTAGACTCTATCCTATGCCTCACCCGAACCAGTCCCCGGACCTCCACAGAGAAGCCCCGGTTGCTGGCAGATACATATCCAAGAGAGAGCGCGCACTCCTCAATTCGGCCACCGGGACTTCCGAACCGGACCCGAATCCGCCTCCCACCACGTCATCGCCCg TTTTGGGAAATCTTTCATTTTCCAATCTACCACATGATATAGCATCATCATTGAGGCATAAAGCAGAGGGTCATGCACAGCTAGGCCGAATATCTGAGAGGCTGACAGTACCTTTGCATGGTCATACAAAGGCTGTCAATGCTATACATTGGTCCCCAAATCATG CCCATCTTCTTGCTTCTGCTGGGATGGATCATACAGTCTGCATATGGAATGTATGGAGCAGAGATGAGAAGAAAGCACGTGTGTTAAGCTTCCACAATGCAGCAGTGAAAGATGTGAAGTGGTTGCCGCAAGGGTCGTCTGTGCTTTCTTGCGGATATGATTGCTCATCAAGGTTAGTTGATATCGAAAAGGGAATAGAGACTCAGGTTTTTAGGGAGAATCAGGTTGTTGGAGTTGTAAAGTTCCACCCAGACAACTccaacctcttcctttctgGGGGAGCAAAGGGCTGTCTTAGGTTATGGGATATTAGAACCGGTAAGGTGGTCCATGAATATATCCGAAGTCTAGGTCCGATCCTTGATGTTGAATTTACCATCAATGGGAAGCAGTTTATCTCTTCAAGTGATGTATCTGGAAGCAATATCAGCGAAAATTCTATTATTGTTTGGGATGTATCGCGACAGGTTCCACTGTCTAATCAG GTTTATGTGGAAGCCTATACCTGTCCGTGTGTCAGATGCCACCCATTTGATCCTTTTTTCGTTGCGCAGTCAAATGGAAACTATATTGCAAACTTCTCTTCAAGCCCACCTTTCAAGCTAGACAAGTATAAAAGGTATGAGAAGCATGGTGTCTCTGGGTTTCCGATCAAATGTAATTTTAGCTTGAATGGGGAGAAGCTTGCTTCAGGATCCTCCGATGGCTCTATTTACTTTTACGATTACAGATCTTCCAAGCTTGTCAAGAAACTGAAGGCTTATGAGGGGCCATGCGTAGACGTGGCTTTTCATCCCATCGTGCCTAATGTAATTGCTTCTTGCAGTTGGAATGGAGATGTCTCGGTGTTTGAATGA
- the LOC132175041 gene encoding probable NAD(P)H dehydrogenase (quinone) FQR1-like 1, giving the protein MATKVYIVYYSMYGHVEKLAEEIKKGASSVEGVEVKLWQVPETLNEEVLGKMSAPPKSDVPIITPNELAEADGFVFGFPTRFGMMAAQFKAFLDATGGLWRTQQLAGKPAGIFYSTGSQGGGQETTALTAITQLVHHGMIFVPIGYTFGAGMFEMEHVKGGSPYGAGTFAGDGSRQPTELELGQAYHQGQYIATITKKLKGAA; this is encoded by the exons GTACTATTCCATGTACGGACATGTAGAGAAGCTAGCAGAAGAGATAAAGAAAGGGGCTTCATCTGTTGAAGGTGTGGAAGTCAAACTATGGCAG GTACCTGAGACGCTAAATGAGGAGGTGCTTGGGAAGATGAGTGCACCACCAAAGAGTGATGTACCAATCATTACACCCAACGAACTTGCTGAGGCTGATgggtttgtttttggattcccAACAAGATTTGGAATGATGGCTGCTCAATTCAAAGCATTTCTGGATGCAACTGGAGGTTTATGGAGAACACAACAGCTTGCTGGCAAGCCTGCCGGGATATTTTACAGCACCGGATCTCAAGGTGGTGGACAAGAGACTACCGC GTTAACTGCAATTACTCAGCTGGTTCACCATGGAATGATATTCGTGCCCATTGGATATACATTTGGAGCTGGCATGTTTGAAATGGAGCATGTGAAAGGTGGAAGTCCTTATGGTGCTGGAACTTTTGCTGGGGATGGCTCCAGGCAGCCAACTGAGCTTGAGTTGGGGCAAGCATACCACCAAGGGCAGTACATTGCCACCATCACAAAGAAACTCAAGGGCGCTGCTTAA
- the LOC132175987 gene encoding transcription factor bHLH123 isoform X1, with the protein MADEFNTSGNWWDSSRSRFESGTSSSSLGLNNFEWPTDMADIKARTTMDSLSVSVSSVVLQDTQKLQGHDQSAGAADSGLHMMGLGLSTQAMDWNQALLRGEKGDGGFRSMLQENLNSAGTNFQQEAGIGSSQVQWREKLFSGGMSGGESAANEFKQLNRGFSLDQPPFSPQYSSGDSTVTCQGMSSSFPMDSALYGSPSTILQGLLGPDSQPHQQAMNFPYPASYGVNSSELLPSWSKVPQFLRTSPPKQQPQSHLHFSNNALFWNASEAAAMKDVRSTFFPSHQPQFTTPSFDEKPKNISEVRDSATAVKKSGSEATSKRPRSTETPSPLPAFKVRKEKMGDRITALQQLVSPFGKTDTASVLSEAIEYIKFLHEQLSVLSTPYMKSSTGAPIQHQQTSEKSKDPEGPKQDLRSRGLCLVPVSSTFPVTHETTVDFWTPTFGGTFR; encoded by the exons atggCTGATGAGTTTAACACAAGCGGGAACTGGTGGGATTCATCGAGAAGCAGGTTCGAGAGCGGCACATCTTCGTCTTCTTTGGGACTCAATAATTTTGAATGGCCGACTGACATGGCGGATATCAAAGCAAGAACCACCATGGATTCCCTGTCGGTTTCGGTTAGTTCGGTCGTTTTACAGGACACCCAGAAGCTGCAAGGGCATGACCAATCAGCCGGCGCCGCCGATTCCGGCTTGCATATGATGGGTTTAGGCCTTTCAACGCAAGCCATGGATTGGAACCAAGCTTTGCT cCGTGGTGAAAAGGGTGACGGCGGTTTTCGTTCGATGCTTCAAGAGAACTTGAACTCGGCCGGCACCAACTTTCAGCAAGAAGCTGGGATCGGATCTTCTCAAGTTCAATGGAGGGAAAAATTGTTTTCCGGTGGGATGAGTGGCGGCGAGTCCGCCGCGAACGAGTTTAAGCAACTTAATCGTGGCTTTTCATTAGATCAACCGCCGTTTAGTCCTCAATATAGTTCCGGCGATAGCACGGTGACATGTCAAGGCATGTCGTCTAGTTTTCCGATGGATTCAGCTTTGTACGGAAGCCCTTCAACTATATTGCAAGGACTATTGGGTCCGGATAGTCAGCCTCATCAGCAGGCAATGAATTTTCCATATCCGGCCAGCTACGGCGTGAATTCTAGCGAATTATTGCCTTCTTGGTCCAAGGTTCCTCAGTTTCTGAGAACTTCTCCTCCAAAACAGCAACCCCAGAGCCATTTGCATTTCTCCAACAACGCCCTGTTTTGGAACGCGTCGGAAGCTGCCGCCATGAAAGATGTCCGGTCGACCTTCTTCCCATCCCATCAACCCCAGTTCACCACGCCAAGCTTTGATGAAAAACCAAAG AACATATCCGAAGTTCGGGACTCGGCGACGGCGGTGAAGAAAAGTGGCAGCGAAGCTACGTCTAAAAGGCCACGGAGTACTGAAACGCCGTCGCCTTTACCAGCTTTTAAG GTGAGGAAAGAGAAGATGGGGGACAGAATCACTGCActccaacaattggtatcaccTTTCGGAAAG ACTGATACAGCCTCAGTGCTTTCTGAAGCCATTGAATACATCAAGTTCCTCCATGAACAACTTAGT gTCTTAAGCACCCCATACATGAAAAGTAGTACTGGAGCTCCCATACAACACCAGCAG ACTTCAGAGAAATCCAAGGATCCGGAAGGACCAAAACAAGATCTAAGAAGCCGAGGATTATGTTTGGTACCAGTTTCGAGCACATTTCCTGTCACTCATGAGACCACAGTGGATTTCTGGACGCCAACATTTGGAGGAACGTTCAGATAA